One segment of Methanolinea sp. DNA contains the following:
- the pstB gene encoding phosphate ABC transporter ATP-binding protein PstB → MTGSPIIRVRDLDLFYGEQQALKKVNMDVLDRKVTALIGPSGCGKSTLIRCFNRMNDLVEGCRITGTVEFHGENIYGKKVDPVEIRRRIGMVFQKPNPFPKSIFENVAYGPRIHGVKDRGELNRIVERSLRKAALWDEVKDRLHQSAMSLSGGQQQRLCIARTLAVDPEVILMDEPCSALDPLATAKIEALINELKQNYCVIIVTHNMQQASRVSDYTGFMYLGEMLEFVETTQIFESPQNPITENYITGRFG, encoded by the coding sequence GTGACCGGGTCGCCGATCATCAGGGTGAGGGATCTTGACCTCTTCTACGGCGAGCAGCAGGCGCTCAAGAAGGTGAACATGGACGTCCTCGACCGGAAGGTCACCGCGCTCATCGGGCCCTCGGGCTGCGGGAAGTCGACCCTGATCCGGTGCTTCAATAGGATGAACGACCTCGTGGAGGGGTGCAGGATCACGGGGACCGTCGAGTTCCACGGCGAGAACATCTACGGCAAGAAGGTCGACCCCGTCGAGATCCGGCGGCGCATCGGGATGGTCTTCCAGAAGCCGAACCCCTTCCCGAAGTCCATCTTCGAGAACGTCGCGTACGGCCCGCGGATCCACGGCGTGAAGGACAGGGGGGAGCTCAACCGGATCGTCGAGAGGAGCCTGCGGAAGGCGGCACTCTGGGACGAGGTGAAGGACCGGCTCCACCAGTCCGCGATGAGCCTCTCGGGCGGCCAGCAGCAGCGCCTCTGCATCGCGCGGACGCTCGCGGTGGACCCCGAGGTCATCCTCATGGACGAGCCCTGCTCGGCGCTCGACCCCCTCGCCACCGCGAAGATCGAGGCCCTGATCAACGAGCTGAAACAGAACTACTGCGTCATCATCGTGACGCACAACATGCAGCAGGCATCCCGCGTGAGCGACTACACGGGGTTCATGTACCTCGGGGAGATGCTCGAGTTCGTGGAGACCACGCAGATCTTCGAGTCCCCGCAGAACCCCATCACCGAGAACTACATCACGGGGAGGTTCGGGTAG
- a CDS encoding PhoU domain-containing protein: MEIRKVQITGGSSYVITLPKEWVMAQKIGKNEPLGLVVQSDGTLLVTKEIHEKPISRTKKIDVTAVNDPKYLFRLLIGIYIAGFTTIELSSKARLPPSIGLIVRDFTQMTIGPEIVEETDNRIVLRDLLNPMEMPFDNTLKRMYVIVKNMHLDAMAATETGNATLAEEIISRDSDVDRLHWLISRQTSIALKNPEIARRMGTNAHAVMNAYIISRIIERIGDHAVRWAESLLGMAGHALDKPTLSQMREASRLALSLFDRSITAYFKADIRESHQNIEQVERLEELCNELNRIAMGHEPEVTVAVRSITESIRRSGEYAGDISEAVMNFLVEEKV, encoded by the coding sequence ATGGAGATCCGGAAGGTCCAGATCACGGGGGGGTCGTCGTACGTGATCACCCTCCCCAAGGAGTGGGTCATGGCCCAGAAGATTGGGAAGAACGAGCCGCTGGGACTGGTCGTCCAGAGCGACGGGACGCTCCTCGTCACGAAGGAGATCCACGAGAAGCCCATCTCGCGGACGAAGAAGATCGACGTCACGGCGGTCAACGACCCCAAGTACCTCTTCCGCCTCCTGATCGGGATCTACATCGCGGGGTTCACGACGATCGAGCTCTCCTCAAAGGCCCGCCTCCCCCCGTCGATCGGGCTGATCGTCCGGGACTTCACCCAGATGACGATAGGCCCCGAGATCGTCGAGGAGACCGACAACCGGATCGTCCTGCGCGACCTCCTCAACCCGATGGAGATGCCCTTTGACAACACCCTCAAGCGGATGTACGTGATCGTGAAGAACATGCACCTCGACGCGATGGCCGCGACCGAAACGGGGAACGCGACGCTCGCGGAGGAGATCATCTCGAGGGACAGCGACGTGGACAGGCTCCACTGGCTGATTTCGCGCCAGACCAGCATCGCGCTGAAGAATCCCGAGATAGCGCGGAGGATGGGGACGAATGCCCACGCGGTCATGAACGCGTACATCATCAGCCGCATCATCGAGAGAATCGGGGACCACGCCGTCCGGTGGGCAGAGAGCCTCCTTGGGATGGCGGGCCACGCGCTCGACAAGCCCACCCTCTCGCAGATGCGGGAGGCGAGCAGGCTCGCCCTCTCCCTCTTTGACCGGAGCATCACCGCGTACTTCAAGGCGGACATCAGGGAGTCCCACCAGAACATCGAGCAGGTCGAGCGCCTCGAGGAGCTCTGCAACGAGCTGAACAGGATCGCGATGGGCCACGAGCCGGAGGTCACGGTCGCGGTCCGCTCCATCACCGAGAGCATCCGCCGCTCCGGCGAGTACGCGGGGGACATCTCCGAGGCCGTGATGAACTTCCTCGTCGAGGAAAAGGTGTAG